A single genomic interval of Trichosurus vulpecula isolate mTriVul1 chromosome 6, mTriVul1.pri, whole genome shotgun sequence harbors:
- the LOC118854015 gene encoding olfactory receptor 5D18-like, translating into MGNADRNESDVIFILLGFSDYPELQIPLFFIFLVIYMITVVGNLGMIVIIRINPKLHTPMYLFLSHLSFLDFCYSTVITPKLLQILLVEDRRLSFAPCITQYSFAAICVVTEAFLLAVMAYDRFVAICNPLLYVVVMSHKRCALLLTAVYTWGIISSTIFIYSLLILSFSGINIINNFLCEYSAILSASISDTRVTEAIFFILANFNTFFTLIIVLTSYLFIFVTVLKMHSASGRYKAFSTCASHLTGVTIFFGIILFLYCVPSSKSSWLLVRVNTVFYTIVIPMLNPLIYSLRNKDVKQTIRKLMEVQAKWHSV; encoded by the coding sequence ATGGGGAATGCtgacagaaatgagagtgatgtcaTCTTCATCCTTTTAGGATTCTCTGATTACCCAGAGCTCCAAATCCCTTTGTTCTTCATATTCCTGGTGATCTATATGATTACTGTAGTAGGAAACCTGGGCATGATTGTGATCATCAGGATTAACCCCAAACTCCATACCCCCATGTACCTTTTCCTTAGTCATTTGTCTTTTTTAGACTTCTGTTACTCTACTGTAATTACACCCAAATTGTTACAGATCTTGCTTGTGGAAGACAGACGCCTCTCTTTTGCTCCCTGCATTACCCAATATTCTTTTGCTGCCATCTGTGTGGTTACAGAGGCATTCTTATTAGCAGTGATGGCCTATGACCGCTTTGTGGCAATTTGCAATCCCTTGCTATATGTAGTTGTCATGTCCCATAAACGCTGTGCCCTATTGCTGACAGCAGTATATACATGGGGTATAATTTCTTCTACTATATTCATCTACTCTCTCCTTATATTGTCATTTTCTGGGATCAACATCATTAATAATTTTCTCTGTGAGTATTCTGCTATCCTTTCTGCCTCCATCTCTGATACTCGTGTTACAGAGGCAATCTTTTTTATCCTTGctaattttaatacatttttcaccCTCATTATTGTACTTACATcgtatcttttcatttttgttactgtcCTGAAGATGCATTCAGCTAGTGGTAGATATAAAGCCTTCTCTACTTGTGCCTCCCACTTGACAGGTGTTACCATCTTCTTTGGAATCATCCTGTTCCTCTACTGTGTGCCCAGTTCCAAAAGCTCATGGCTTCTAGTAAGAGTAAACACTGTGTTTTATACAATTGTGATCCCCATGCTGAACCCCTTAATATACAGTTTGAGGAATAAAGATGTGAAACAAACAATCAGGAAATTAATGGAAGTgcaagctaagtggcacagtgtatag